One stretch of Fretibacterium sp. OH1220_COT-178 DNA includes these proteins:
- a CDS encoding helix-turn-helix domain-containing protein, translated as MGCPHLTATERESILCLRAQGYGIRKIAGALNRSPSTISRELQRNLVKGAYSAHEAGKLYRLRRKRCRPAFKLDNKGLRQILQSRL; from the coding sequence ATGGGTTGCCCTCATCTTACAGCAACAGAACGAGAAAGTATACTGTGCCTTCGTGCTCAGGGATACGGAATCCGAAAGATTGCCGGAGCCCTGAACCGAAGCCCTTCGACGATCAGCAGGGAACTCCAGCGCAATCTCGTCAAGGGAGCCTACAGTGCACACGAAGCCGGTAAGCTCTATCGTCTGCGTCGTAAACGCTGTCGGCCGGCCTTCAAGCTGGACAACAAAGGACTGCGGCAAATTCTGCAATCTCGTCT
- a CDS encoding DUF2335 domain-containing protein: MPKMKRPATPQEEMLVTQQIYQGPLPPPKVLESYDKIRPGTAQEIVELAQEAQKHYIFMDRQEVRREFWSLTFSFIIGLVGQLGSIAITLAGFYMAYFYIKAGEPTLGYWIAGSATVICGYLIWWKVQETKKDKG, encoded by the coding sequence ATGCCCAAGATGAAGCGGCCTGCGACCCCTCAGGAAGAAATGTTGGTTACGCAGCAGATTTATCAAGGCCCCTTGCCGCCGCCAAAGGTGCTCGAATCGTACGATAAAATTCGACCCGGTACAGCGCAAGAAATTGTGGAATTGGCCCAGGAAGCTCAAAAACATTATATTTTTATGGATCGACAAGAGGTCCGTCGTGAGTTTTGGAGTTTAACTTTCAGCTTCATCATCGGGCTGGTTGGTCAGTTAGGTTCAATAGCAATTACCTTGGCAGGATTTTATATGGCTTATTTTTACATCAAAGCCGGCGAACCCACGCTAGGGTATTGGATCGCGGGCAGTGCAACGGTCATCTGCGGATACCTGATCTGGTGGAAGGTGCAGGAAACCAAAAAGGACAAAGGCTAA